In a single window of the Elaeis guineensis isolate ETL-2024a chromosome 4, EG11, whole genome shotgun sequence genome:
- the LOC140857370 gene encoding uncharacterized protein: MKVQVLADFIAECTIADNKSEDATTKEAAIPELDLRSTWVLHIDGASNAQGIGASLILTNSEGVVTKYALRFDFKVSNNQAEYETLLVSLKMAKELEIDSLKVFTDSQLIVGQVKGQFEARDPIMAIYLQKVKDLVMNLRYFEIFHIPRIENARADVLFRLGTTAYSSLGRTFTEYLEQQSIDKNKKIL; encoded by the coding sequence ATGAAGGTACAAGTTCtagccgacttcatcgcagaatgcacAATAGCCGACAATAAGTCGGAAGATGCAACTACGAAGGAGGCTGCAATCCCCGAGCTTGACCTAAGGTCGACCTGGGTGTTGCATATCGACGGGGCATCGAATGCTCAAGGTATTGGAGCTAGCCTTATTCTCACCAACTCAGAAGGGGTAGTCACCAAGTACGCCCTTCGGTTCGACTTCAAagtttcaaataatcaagccgaatacgaaacTCTCTTAGTCAGTTTGAAAATGGCTAAGGAGCTTGAGATTGATAGTCTGAAAGTCTTCACCGACTCTCAATTGATCGTGGGTCAAGTCAAAGGCCAATTTGAAGCTCGGGACCCGATCATGGCAATAtaccttcaaaaggtgaaagaccttgtgatgaatttaagatacttTGAGATCTTCCACATACCCAGGATcgagaatgctcgagctgatgtACTTTTCAGACTGGGAACGACTGCTTACAGTTCGCTGGGCCGAACATTCACGGAGTATCTTGAGCAACAGAGCatcgacaaaaataaaaaaatattatag